The following coding sequences lie in one Hydrogenophaga sp. PBL-H3 genomic window:
- a CDS encoding OmpA family protein gives MTSRHAFSALTLALLSMAATSASAQSSAPYQEPGFFYGGVSAGEARAKVDEAGVSNNLLGANGPASGFSSDEKDTAYKLFGGYQFNRNIALEGGYYDLGKTSFSSATPAGAFNGSTRRHGLNLDLVGTLPITERFSVLGRVGAAHGRTRSSYSGDGATAAGVQGTKDSKTDVKVGLGVQYELNRSMWLRAEIERYRVKTASVGRTNVDVVTVGLVFPFNRAPAYVAAAPAPYVAPYVAPAPAPAPAPVVQAPVPAPMPAPAPMPQRVSMSAESLFGFDASTVKPEGRAELDKFARDLSTANYQTVVVEGHTDRLGSDAYNQKLSEQRAMAVKNYLVTSGKLDGGKISAVGKGETQPVTKAGDCKGNSRTAALVACLQPDRRVDVEVTGTR, from the coding sequence ATGACATCCCGTCACGCCTTCAGTGCACTGACACTCGCCCTCCTCTCCATGGCAGCCACGTCGGCTTCGGCCCAATCGTCGGCTCCCTACCAGGAACCCGGCTTCTTCTACGGTGGCGTGTCCGCCGGTGAGGCCCGCGCCAAAGTGGACGAGGCCGGTGTGTCCAACAACCTGCTCGGCGCCAATGGCCCCGCTTCCGGTTTCAGCAGTGACGAGAAAGACACCGCCTACAAACTCTTCGGTGGCTACCAGTTCAACCGCAACATCGCGCTTGAAGGCGGCTACTACGACCTGGGCAAGACCAGCTTCTCGTCCGCCACGCCGGCCGGCGCCTTCAACGGCAGCACCCGCCGCCATGGCCTGAACCTCGACCTGGTGGGCACGCTGCCGATCACCGAGCGTTTCTCCGTGCTGGGTCGCGTCGGCGCTGCCCATGGCCGCACCCGCAGCAGCTATTCGGGCGACGGCGCCACCGCTGCCGGCGTGCAGGGCACCAAGGACAGCAAGACCGATGTGAAAGTGGGCCTGGGCGTTCAGTACGAGCTGAACCGCTCCATGTGGCTGCGCGCCGAGATCGAGCGCTACCGCGTGAAGACCGCCAGCGTCGGCCGCACCAACGTTGACGTGGTCACCGTGGGTCTGGTGTTCCCGTTCAACCGCGCGCCCGCCTACGTGGCCGCAGCACCTGCGCCTTACGTGGCACCTTACGTGGCACCGGCACCGGCACCAGCGCCCGCACCCGTGGTGCAGGCTCCTGTACCCGCACCCATGCCCGCACCGGCGCCCATGCCCCAGCGCGTGAGCATGTCGGCCGAGTCGCTGTTCGGCTTTGACGCCTCCACCGTGAAGCCCGAAGGCCGTGCCGAACTCGACAAGTTCGCCCGCGACCTCTCCACCGCCAACTACCAGACCGTGGTGGTTGAAGGTCACACGGACCGCCTCGGCTCGGACGCCTACAACCAGAAGCTGTCGGAACAGCGCGCGATGGCCGTCAAGAACTACCTGGTGACTTCCGGCAAGCTCGATGGCGGCAAGATCTCGGCCGTTGGCAAGGGCGAAACCCAGCCAGTGACCAAGGCAGGTGACTGCAAGGGCAACAGCCGCACCGCCGCACTCGTGGCCTGCCTGCAGCCCGATCGCCGCGTTGACGTGGAAGTGACCGGCACGCGCTGA
- a CDS encoding collagen-like protein — translation MKKALLLLAVASTFVLAACDREPVIVNAPASTVPGPAGPAGATGSTGSTGSTGSMGSTGSTGSTGATGYTGSTGATGATGSTGATGDTGKTGNGSTVIVVPPAEPAK, via the coding sequence ATGAAAAAAGCACTCTTGCTGCTCGCCGTCGCATCCACATTCGTTCTGGCCGCTTGCGACCGTGAACCCGTGATCGTGAATGCACCGGCCTCCACCGTTCCTGGCCCGGCAGGTCCCGCCGGTGCCACCGGCTCCACCGGCTCCACGGGCTCCACCGGTTCGATGGGCTCCACCGGTTCAACGGGATCGACCGGTGCCACGGGTTACACCGGCAGCACGGGTGCCACCGGCGCAACCGGTTCCACGGGCGCCACCGGCGACACCGGCAAGACTGGCAACGGCAGCACTGTGATCGTGGTGCCTCCCGCAGAGCCCGCCAAGTAA
- a CDS encoding DUF3309 family protein, giving the protein MSIGTILLIVLVLMLLGVVPTWNHSRSWGYGPSGVLGVILIIVVVLLLTGRL; this is encoded by the coding sequence ATGAGTATTGGAACCATTCTGTTGATCGTGCTGGTCTTGATGTTGCTGGGCGTGGTACCGACCTGGAACCACAGCCGCAGCTGGGGCTACGGCCCCAGTGGCGTGCTCGGTGTCATCTTGATCATCGTGGTGGTGTTGCTGCTCACCGGCAGGCTCTGA
- a CDS encoding aconitate hydratase, whose amino-acid sequence MSATARYAHPFASTVKTFKTAGGKSGRFYSLPALARQFPEIKRLPVSLRIVLESVLRHCDGERVMPEHVAQLAQWKPRGERTQEIPFTVARVVLQDFTGVPLLADLAAMRSVAERLGKDPKKIEPLVPVDLVVDHSVMVDHYGTKSALDLNMKLEFQRNNERYQFMKWGMQAFDTFGVVPPGFGIVHQVNLEYLARGVHMKGGLYYPDTLVGTDSHTTMINGIGVVGWGVGGIEAEAAMLGQPVYFLMPDVVGFELTGRLREGVTATDLVLTVTEILRQHKVVGKFVEFFGEGTASLALPDRATIANMAPEYGATMGFFPVDGKTLDYFRGTGRSKAEIEAFEAYFRAQGLFGVPASGSIDYSQVVTLDLGQVTPSLAGPKRPQDRIELGQVASQFAELFSKPNAQNGFNRPAALLHTRHQPLSADEIDTVAPAKLRPTPPGAPRFVAEMESNKPAVVTAEAEAPTPNKGSKLSIGNGDVLIAAITSCTNTSNPGVLLAAGLLAKKAVEAGLKVKPHIKTSLAPGSRIVTEYLTQTGLLPYLEKLGFSLAGYGCTTCIGNAGDLTPELNEVITSNDLICAAVLSGNRNFEARIHPNLKANFLASPPLVVAYAIAGNVMTDLMTEPLGKGKGGKPVYLGDIWPTSDEIYDLMKFAMNGRAYRENYARVKAEPGKLWERIQGVSGNAYTWPTSSYIAEPPFFANFEMGLPAATEAPMVRGARVMALFGDSITTDHISPAGNIAENSPAGQWLLARGVLKADFNSYGARRGHHEVMMRGTFANVRIKNLMLAPGADGSREEGGWTIYQQEGVGQGQKMSIFDAAMRYQGAKIPTVIFAGEEYGTGSSRDWAAKGTQLLGIKAVVARSFERIHRSNLVGMGVLPLQFKAGDSWEGLGLRGDETIDVLPHPDLAPQSDARLVIKRADGSSKTVVVTLRIDTPVEVNYYREGGILPYVLRQLLSA is encoded by the coding sequence ATGTCCGCCACCGCCCGCTACGCGCACCCCTTTGCCAGCACCGTCAAGACCTTCAAGACCGCTGGGGGCAAGAGCGGGCGGTTCTACTCGCTGCCTGCGCTGGCCCGGCAGTTTCCCGAGATCAAGCGCCTGCCGGTGTCGCTGCGCATCGTGCTGGAGAGCGTGCTGCGCCACTGCGATGGCGAACGCGTGATGCCCGAACACGTGGCCCAGCTCGCGCAGTGGAAGCCCCGGGGCGAACGCACGCAGGAGATTCCCTTCACCGTGGCGCGCGTGGTGCTGCAGGACTTCACCGGTGTGCCGCTGCTGGCCGACCTGGCCGCCATGCGCAGCGTGGCCGAGCGCCTGGGCAAAGACCCCAAGAAGATCGAGCCGCTGGTGCCGGTGGACCTTGTGGTGGACCACTCGGTGATGGTGGACCACTATGGGACGAAGAGCGCGCTGGACCTCAACATGAAGCTGGAGTTCCAGCGCAACAACGAGCGCTACCAGTTCATGAAGTGGGGCATGCAGGCCTTCGACACCTTTGGCGTGGTGCCGCCGGGCTTCGGCATCGTGCACCAGGTGAACCTGGAGTACCTGGCGCGCGGCGTGCACATGAAGGGTGGCCTGTACTACCCCGACACGCTGGTGGGCACCGACAGCCACACCACCATGATCAACGGCATCGGTGTGGTGGGCTGGGGTGTGGGTGGCATCGAGGCCGAGGCCGCCATGCTGGGCCAGCCGGTGTATTTCCTCATGCCCGACGTGGTGGGCTTCGAGCTCACCGGGCGCCTGCGCGAAGGCGTGACCGCCACCGACCTGGTGCTCACCGTCACCGAGATCCTCAGACAGCACAAGGTGGTGGGCAAGTTCGTCGAATTCTTCGGCGAAGGAACCGCCTCGCTCGCGTTGCCCGACCGCGCCACCATCGCCAACATGGCGCCCGAGTACGGCGCCACCATGGGCTTCTTTCCGGTGGACGGCAAGACGCTGGATTACTTTCGCGGCACCGGTCGCAGCAAGGCCGAGATCGAGGCCTTTGAGGCCTACTTTCGCGCACAGGGCCTCTTTGGCGTGCCGGCCAGCGGTTCGATCGATTACTCGCAGGTGGTCACGCTGGACCTGGGCCAGGTCACGCCCAGCCTGGCCGGTCCCAAGCGCCCGCAAGACCGCATCGAGCTGGGCCAGGTGGCGAGCCAGTTTGCCGAGTTGTTCAGCAAGCCCAACGCGCAGAACGGCTTCAACCGCCCTGCGGCCTTGCTGCACACGCGCCACCAGCCGCTGAGCGCGGACGAGATCGACACGGTGGCCCCGGCCAAGCTGCGACCCACGCCGCCAGGTGCACCCCGTTTTGTCGCCGAGATGGAGTCCAACAAACCCGCCGTGGTCACCGCCGAGGCCGAGGCCCCGACCCCGAACAAGGGCAGCAAGCTCAGCATCGGCAACGGCGACGTGCTGATCGCTGCCATCACCAGCTGCACCAACACCTCCAACCCCGGCGTGCTGCTGGCCGCCGGCCTGCTGGCCAAAAAGGCGGTGGAGGCGGGCCTGAAGGTCAAGCCACACATCAAGACCTCGCTGGCCCCCGGCTCCCGCATCGTCACCGAGTACCTCACGCAGACAGGCCTGCTGCCCTACCTGGAGAAGCTCGGTTTCTCGCTCGCGGGTTACGGCTGCACCACCTGCATCGGCAACGCGGGCGACCTCACGCCCGAGCTCAACGAGGTCATCACCAGCAACGACCTGATCTGCGCAGCCGTGCTCTCGGGCAACCGCAATTTCGAGGCGCGCATCCACCCCAACCTGAAGGCCAACTTCCTGGCCAGCCCGCCGCTGGTGGTGGCGTATGCGATTGCCGGTAACGTGATGACCGACCTCATGACCGAGCCGCTGGGCAAAGGCAAAGGTGGCAAGCCCGTGTACCTGGGGGACATCTGGCCCACCAGCGACGAAATCTACGACCTGATGAAGTTCGCCATGAACGGACGCGCCTACCGCGAGAACTACGCCCGCGTGAAGGCCGAGCCCGGCAAGTTGTGGGAGCGCATCCAGGGCGTGAGCGGCAATGCCTACACCTGGCCCACCAGCTCCTACATCGCCGAGCCACCGTTCTTTGCAAATTTCGAGATGGGCCTGCCCGCCGCTACCGAAGCGCCTATGGTGCGGGGCGCGCGCGTCATGGCCTTGTTTGGCGACTCCATCACCACCGACCACATTTCGCCCGCCGGCAACATCGCCGAGAACTCGCCGGCCGGTCAATGGCTGCTGGCGCGCGGCGTGCTCAAGGCCGATTTCAACAGCTATGGCGCGCGCCGCGGCCACCACGAGGTGATGATGCGCGGCACCTTTGCCAACGTGCGCATCAAGAACCTCATGCTCGCACCCGGTGCCGATGGCTCGCGCGAGGAGGGTGGCTGGACCATCTACCAGCAGGAGGGCGTGGGCCAGGGCCAGAAGATGAGCATCTTCGACGCCGCCATGCGCTACCAGGGCGCGAAGATTCCCACGGTGATTTTTGCCGGCGAGGAATACGGCACCGGCTCCAGCCGCGACTGGGCGGCCAAGGGCACGCAGTTGCTGGGCATCAAGGCCGTGGTGGCGCGCAGCTTCGAGCGCATCCACCGCTCCAACCTGGTGGGCATGGGCGTGTTGCCGCTGCAGTTCAAGGCCGGCGATTCGTGGGAGGGCCTGGGGCTGCGCGGCGATGAAACCATTGACGTGCTGCCGCACCCCGATCTCGCGCCCCAAAGTGATGCACGGCTGGTGATCAAGCGCGCCGACGGGTCGAGCAAGACCGTCGTTGTGACCCTGCGCATCGACACACCGGTGGAGGTGAATTACTACCGCGAGGGCGGAATCCTCCCCTACGTGCTCAGGCAATTGTTGAGCGCTTGA
- a CDS encoding S1C family serine protease yields the protein MRKPALYSPSHRAGHSQADVHVSGPQAAGPEAESPPAPAGRVRRFRQACARAASSPRVMWSAMALLAALLAASAWQSAVGGPKALTQKQIDAAVLRTLTTQNLPSRAARAAEKIRPAVVRVMSYGKNSEGKEVEQGVGTGVVITDKGIILTNLHVVQTALSVKVVYADGSESPATVTGAQPQNDLAVLQAQIIPDDLISATMRSTNDLVPGEEVVAVGFPFGIGPSVSAGVISGFDRAFKSPEGVQEIGNLIQFDAAANPGNSGGPLVTMDGEVIGIVTGILNPTSHRTFVGIGFAVPIESAASAAGLPPF from the coding sequence ATGCGAAAGCCTGCCTTGTACAGCCCGTCCCACCGAGCAGGGCACTCACAGGCGGATGTGCACGTCAGCGGGCCGCAGGCAGCCGGGCCTGAGGCAGAGTCTCCACCCGCGCCCGCTGGCCGGGTGCGCCGCTTTCGTCAGGCTTGCGCGCGCGCTGCGTCCAGCCCGCGCGTCATGTGGTCGGCCATGGCCTTGCTGGCTGCGCTGCTGGCCGCCAGCGCCTGGCAGTCCGCGGTGGGTGGCCCCAAGGCCTTGACGCAGAAGCAGATCGACGCCGCCGTGCTGCGCACGCTCACCACGCAAAACCTGCCCTCGCGCGCGGCCCGGGCCGCCGAAAAGATCCGGCCCGCCGTGGTGCGTGTCATGTCCTACGGCAAGAACAGCGAGGGCAAGGAGGTGGAGCAGGGCGTGGGCACCGGCGTGGTGATCACCGACAAGGGCATCATCCTGACCAACCTGCACGTGGTGCAGACCGCCCTGAGCGTCAAGGTGGTGTACGCCGACGGGTCCGAGTCGCCCGCCACCGTGACAGGTGCGCAACCGCAGAACGATCTGGCCGTGTTGCAGGCACAGATCATTCCCGACGATCTCATCTCGGCCACCATGCGTTCGACCAACGACCTCGTGCCGGGCGAAGAGGTGGTGGCGGTAGGTTTTCCCTTCGGCATCGGCCCGTCGGTGTCCGCGGGCGTCATCTCAGGCTTCGACCGCGCCTTCAAGTCGCCCGAGGGCGTGCAGGAAATCGGCAACCTGATCCAGTTCGACGCGGCGGCCAATCCGGGCAATTCGGGTGGACCGCTGGTCACCATGGACGGTGAGGTCATCGGCATCGTCACCGGCATCCTCAATCCCACCAGCCACCGCACCTTTGTTGGCATCGGTTTTGCAGTGCCCATTGAAAGCGCCGCGTCCGCTGCCGGCTTGCCACCCTTCTGA
- a CDS encoding AAA family ATPase produces MDQNAAPDTAQLMEQILYEVKRVVVGQDRFLERVMVAMLAQGHLLVEGVPGLAKTLTVKTLANVVQGQFKRIQFTPDLVPADLVGTRIYNQKTGDFSTSLGPVFANLLLADEINRAPAKVQSALLEVMQERQVTIAGETHKVPSPFLVMATQNPIETEGTYPLPEAQVDRFMMKVMVDYPSDEEEFVIVERVTGPAVQVNAVATTDQLAVLQAQCHQVYVDPSLVQYAVRLVSATRTPEKHGLKDLARFITFGASPRATIGLVEGARALAMLRGRSYALPEDMSDLVPDVLRHRVVLSYEGLSEGFTSESLIAKIMKQIAPPARPLEHEKRAA; encoded by the coding sequence ATGGACCAGAACGCCGCCCCCGACACCGCCCAGCTCATGGAGCAGATCCTGTACGAAGTGAAACGTGTGGTGGTCGGTCAGGACCGGTTCCTGGAGCGGGTGATGGTGGCCATGCTGGCGCAGGGCCACCTGCTGGTGGAAGGTGTGCCGGGCCTGGCCAAGACGCTCACCGTGAAGACCCTGGCCAACGTGGTGCAAGGCCAGTTCAAGCGCATCCAGTTCACGCCCGACCTGGTGCCCGCCGACCTGGTGGGCACGCGCATCTACAACCAGAAGACCGGCGACTTCAGCACCTCGCTGGGCCCGGTGTTTGCCAACCTGCTGCTGGCCGACGAGATCAACCGCGCGCCGGCCAAGGTGCAGAGCGCGCTGCTGGAGGTGATGCAGGAGCGCCAGGTGACGATTGCTGGCGAAACCCACAAGGTGCCCAGCCCGTTTCTGGTGATGGCCACGCAGAACCCGATCGAGACCGAAGGCACTTACCCGCTTCCCGAGGCGCAGGTCGACCGCTTCATGATGAAGGTGATGGTGGATTACCCCAGCGACGAGGAAGAGTTCGTGATCGTCGAGCGCGTCACCGGCCCGGCGGTGCAGGTCAATGCGGTGGCCACCACGGATCAGCTCGCCGTGTTGCAGGCACAGTGCCACCAGGTGTATGTGGACCCCTCGCTGGTGCAGTACGCGGTCAGGCTGGTGTCGGCCACGCGCACGCCCGAGAAGCACGGCCTGAAGGACCTCGCGCGCTTCATCACGTTTGGCGCCAGCCCGCGCGCCACCATCGGTCTGGTGGAAGGTGCGCGCGCGCTGGCGATGTTGCGGGGGCGCAGTTATGCGCTGCCCGAAGACATGAGCGATCTCGTGCCCGACGTGTTGCGCCACCGCGTGGTGCTGTCTTACGAGGGCCTGTCCGAAGGCTTCACCTCCGAATCGCTGATCGCAAAAATCATGAAGCAGATCGCGCCACCGGCCCGTCCGCTGGAGCATGAAAAGCGCGCCGCCTGA
- a CDS encoding DUF58 domain-containing protein codes for MFFKRLFGSGRSSADAPANAVGTALATPVTLRADALLRRLEWTVLRKLDGLLQGDYKTLMRGSGLDLADLREYQLHDDVRHIDWNVTARLQQPHVRVFTEDREMAAWFLLDLSPSVDFGSGNQRKSQVLLDFTAVLARLIGRHGNRVGAVLYGSRGQPVVDAVLPARGGRTQVLRLMQMVLQPPAKKASVKDGVTQLSDLLKAAVHTVRQRATVFVVSDFISEPGWETPLGELARRHDVVAVRLLDPLELALPDLGLIPIRDAETGEQLMVDTHDAGFRQRFARIAAQREAQLRESLARAGVDTLELSTDDDLAEAVVRFVDLRKRRLRAGKHAQAGRSMPSQMASRDRGSFGASREGTRP; via the coding sequence ATGTTCTTCAAGCGCCTGTTCGGATCCGGTCGCAGTTCGGCGGATGCGCCAGCCAACGCTGTGGGTACCGCGCTGGCCACGCCGGTCACGCTGCGCGCCGACGCGCTGCTGCGCCGGCTCGAATGGACCGTGCTGCGCAAGCTCGACGGCTTGCTGCAGGGCGACTACAAGACGCTGATGCGCGGCTCCGGCCTCGATCTGGCCGACCTGCGCGAGTACCAGCTGCACGACGACGTGCGCCACATCGACTGGAACGTCACCGCGCGGCTGCAGCAGCCGCATGTGCGCGTGTTCACCGAAGACCGCGAGATGGCCGCCTGGTTCCTGCTCGACCTCAGCCCCTCGGTGGACTTCGGCTCAGGCAACCAGCGCAAGAGCCAGGTGCTGCTCGACTTCACCGCCGTGCTCGCGCGCCTGATCGGACGCCACGGCAACCGCGTGGGCGCGGTGCTTTACGGCTCCCGCGGCCAGCCGGTGGTGGACGCGGTGCTGCCCGCGCGCGGCGGCCGCACGCAGGTGCTTCGGCTCATGCAAATGGTGCTGCAGCCGCCTGCGAAGAAGGCGTCTGTGAAGGACGGCGTGACGCAACTCTCCGACCTGCTCAAGGCGGCGGTGCACACCGTTCGCCAACGCGCGACCGTGTTCGTGGTGTCCGACTTCATCAGCGAACCCGGCTGGGAAACGCCGCTGGGCGAACTCGCCCGCCGTCACGACGTGGTGGCCGTGCGCCTGCTCGATCCACTGGAGCTGGCGTTGCCCGACCTCGGGCTGATCCCCATCCGCGACGCAGAGACCGGTGAGCAGCTGATGGTGGACACGCACGACGCGGGCTTCCGGCAGCGCTTTGCACGCATTGCCGCGCAGCGCGAAGCGCAGCTGCGCGAGAGCCTGGCGCGCGCCGGGGTCGACACGCTGGAGCTTTCCACCGACGACGATCTGGCCGAAGCCGTGGTGCGTTTCGTGGACTTGCGAAAACGCCGCCTGCGCGCAGGCAAACACGCGCAGGCTGGCCGCAGCATGCCCTCCCAGATGGCCAGCCGCGACCGTGGCAGCTTCGGTGCCTCACGTGAAGGAACACGCCCATGA